The Aspergillus chevalieri M1 DNA, chromosome 5, nearly complete sequence genome includes a region encoding these proteins:
- a CDS encoding GMC family oxidoreductase (CAZy:AA3;~COG:E;~EggNog:ENOG410PFGF;~InterPro:IPR012132,IPR036188,IPR000172,IPR007867;~PFAM:PF05199,PF00732;~go_function: GO:0016614 - oxidoreductase activity, acting on CH-OH group of donors [Evidence IEA];~go_function: GO:0050660 - flavin adenine dinucleotide binding [Evidence IEA];~go_process: GO:0055114 - oxidation-reduction process [Evidence IEA]) yields MSEYDFIIIGAGVGGLVLASRLSENADCSVLLLEAGPNRMGDSRIETPGLLGTLYGDPEIDWNYMSEPQIHVNNRQIGQPRGRVVGGSSAINFGIVMYPSRSDFTAWAQLGNESWGPEEMAPYLRKFHTYTRPSDSTSSLLGIDEYMKTEAQGVDGPVPVTLPDVYGEFNQAWNESFHKLGWRASGDPITGENIGAFTSPLTVDGNGQRGYATAYYTPEVAQRPNLNLRAEIIVEKILFDRSRETPRATGVQIRTQDGNQCITARREVILSAGSLNSPQILELSGVGQADLLQKQNIPVVVDRPGVGENLQDHSLVALSFQVADGQISGDVLRDPNVAQALLKLYEDTHSGPMSGMPVSMAYLPSVDSNGALSAEAVQELVQNYLGHSAPPALQQQYDLLQKKLLDEKTPDVQFMFLPIQVHMKPGATTMTQALAKDLPENYISILALNNNPFSRGSVHIRSSQIEDKPIYDPKLLSHPLDLELVARQLQYIDRIVQTEPLASLLKADARIPAHAIDLSDLDVAKEVVKERLYTCFHPSGSCAMMPADKGGVVDSRLRVHGTSNLRVVDASVFPLEPAGNIQATTYAVAERAADLIKEDHAEAPVERSIISAFLPSCIVS; encoded by the exons ATGTCCGAATACGACTTCATTATCATCGGCGCCGGCGTTGGCGGCCTTGTTCTGGCCTCACGCCTAAGCGAGAATGCAGACTGCTCCGTTCTCCTGCTCGAAGCAGGCCCAAATCGTATGGGAGATTCTCGCATTGAGACTCCAGGCCTGCTTGGAACCTTGTACGGTGACCCGGAAATTGACTGGAACTATATGAGTGAACCGCAG ATCCATGTGAATAACAGACAAATCGGTCAACCCCGTGGCCGCGTCGTCGGGGGCTCCTCCGCAATCAATTTCGGCATCGTCATGTATCCATCGCGGTCCGACTTCACAGCTTGGGCTCAACTGGGAAACGAAAGCTGGGGACCGGAGGAAATGGCGCCGTATCTGCGCAAGTTCCACACCTACACACGACCAAGCGATTCAACTTCCTCGCTCCTGGGAATCGACGAATACATGAAGACTGAGGCGCAAGGTGTCGATGGCCCAGTGCCAGTGACCCTGCCTGATGTGTATGGCGAGTTCAACCAGGCCTGGAACGAGAGCTTTCACAAACTGGGATGGAGGGCCAGTGGAGATCCAATTACTGGAGAGAACATCGGGGCTTTTACCAGTCCGCTGACGGTGGATGGTAATGGGCAACGGGGATACGCGACAGCGTATTATACGCCCGAGGTTGCGCAACGACCGAACCTGAATCTGCGAGCCGAGATAATAGTGGAAAAAATTCTCTTTGATCGGTCTAGAGAGACACCTAGAGCCACTGGTGTCCAGATCCGCACCCAGGACGGCAACCAGTGTATCACTGCTCGTCGTGAAGTCATCTTGTCGGCTGGTAGTCTGAATTCGCCCCAGATCCTGGAACTGTCGGGCGTTGGACAGGCAGACCTGCTTCAGAAGCAGAATATTCCGGTCGTTGTTGACCGTCCTGGTGTGGGAGAGAACCTGCAAGATCATTCACTGGTCGCGCTCAGCTTCCAGGTGGCCGATGGACAGATTTCCGGCGATGTGTTGCGCGATCCAAACGTCGCACAAGCGCTGCTCAAACTATACGAAGACACGCACAGCGGGCCAATGTCCGGCATGCCGGTGAGCATGGCCTACCTGCCGTCCGTGGACAGCAACGGCGCATTATCTGCGGAAGCTGTACAAGAACTGGTGCAGAACTATTTGGGCCACAGCGCTCCCCCAGCGCTGCAACAGCAATACGACCTTCTGCAAAAGAAGCTACTCGACGAGAAAACCCCAGACGTCCAGTTTATGTTCCTTCCTATCCAAGTACATATGAAACCTGGCGCAACGACTATGACACAGGCCTTGGCAAAGGATCTGCCGGAGAATTACATCAGTATCCTCGccctcaacaacaacccctTCTCGCGGGGTTCCGTGCATATTCGGTCATCCCAAATCGAGGACAAACCGATCTACGATCCGAAATTGCTCTCGCATCCTCTCGATCTGGAGCTGGTGGCGCGCCAATTGCAGTACATCGATCGCATCGTGCAGACGGAGCCGTTGGCCTCTTTACTAAAAGCTGATGCTCGGATCCCAGCACACGCAATTGATTTGAGCGATCTCGACGTCGCAAAGGAAGTGGTCAAGGAGCGATTGTACACCTGTTTCCATCCATCGGGATCATGTGCTATGATGCCCGCCGACAAGGGAGGTGTTGTCGATAGCCGCTTGAGGGTCCACGGGACCAGTAACCTGCGTGTGGTTGACGCTAGTGTTTTCCCCCTGGAGCCGGCTGGGAATATTCAAGCGACAACATATGCAGTGGCTGAAAGAGCGGCCGATTTGATTAAGGAGGATCATGCGGAGGCTCCTGTAGAGCGTTCTATAATCTCTGCATTCCTTCCGTCGTGCATCGTTAGTTAA
- a CDS encoding uncharacterized protein (COG:S;~EggNog:ENOG410PV5Q;~TransMembrane:7 (o20-39i51-71o91-116i128-151o171-195i207-229o241-262i)) — translation MAAPQLYNVFQNAIVRDQLVANTVLAVLATTMVLMRFVSRRIRESRIWWDDVCCVLSLLHTYGMLAMHYHYARVGMREHITDIPKQNTILMLKMLIAYQIVYYNAMVLAKLSYLFFYLRIFVTEAFRLAAWICMGCALSYWLGSMLQIFLICQPFAKNWIATLEGHCASQNVAFSTIGAFNLVTDLLIMLLPVHFVRKLQMSPATKLGLYMIFGLGFFISAITIIRIHVLTTVDFTDLPYSMIWAAFWSVAEPALAVTNACIPMMRPVLKAFFPNLFSSARDRDYSSETGPSVGSSLNFHKRRNADDLDGEMPLTQLQDGPGKWSRIGDEVSLNERLQEGHSATHLPRSVIES, via the exons ATGGCCGCACCTCAGCTGTACAATGTTTTTCAAAATGCTATTGTGCGCGATCAGCTCGTCGCCAATACGGTTCTGGCTGTATTGGCGACGACGATGGTGTTGATGCGGTTTGTCTCACGCAGGATCCGTGAGAGTCGCATCTGGTGGGATGATGTATGCTGTGTTTTGTCGTTG CTACACACATATGGCATGTTGGCTATGCATTATCACTACGCCAGGGTCGGGATGAGAGAACATATAACGGATATCCCGAAGCAAAATACCATTCTCATGCTCAAG ATGCTCATCGCCTACCAAATCGTCTACTATAACGCCATGGTACTCGCCAAACTGTCCTACCTTTTCTTTTATCTGCGCATCTTTGTCACGGAAGCTTTTCGTCTGGCCGCCTGGATCTGCATGGGATGCGCCTTGTCGTACTGGCTTGGGAGTATGCTGCAGATATTTCTAATCTGCCAGCCATTTGCGAAGAACTGGATTGCGACTCTTGAGGGACATTGTGCTAGTCAGAATGTCGCTTTTTCTACCATTGGCGCTTTCAACCTGGTGACCGATTTGTTGATCATGCTGCTCCCGGTGCATTTCGTTCGGAAACTCCAAATGTCTCCGGCGACGAAGCTTGGATTGTACATGATATTTGGCTTGGGATTTTT CATTTCGGCAATTACCATCATCCGCATCCACGTCCTCACCACCGTCGACTTCACCGATCTTCCGTACTCCATGATCTGGGCTGCATTCTGGAGTGTGGCGGAACCCGCACTGGCCGTAACCAATGCCTGTATACCTATGATGCGACCGGTCTTGAAGGCGTTTTTCCCTAATTTATTCAGCTCTGCCCGCGATAGGGACTATTCATCGGAGACAGGGCCGTCTGTCGGCTCAAGTCTGAACTTCCACAAACGGCGAAATGCCGACGATCTGGATGGGGAGATGCCCTTGACGCAACTGCAGGATGGACCGGGAAAATGGAGCCGTATTGGTGATGAGGTATCGTTAAATGAACGCTTACAAGAAGGACATTCGGCGACACATTTACCACGgagtgtgattgagagttaA
- a CDS encoding alpha/beta hydrolase (COG:S;~EggNog:ENOG410PURY;~InterPro:IPR000383,IPR029058;~PFAM:PF01738;~go_function: GO:0016787 - hydrolase activity [Evidence IEA]) has product MATNVSFLSRNLKLAGHLYHPPANAPNRNGAAVVIAHPWTSIKEQSPTNYARVLSQAGFICLTYDAAYQGESEGQPRALDDPNQRVEDIKSAVTYLVSQKDVDSGRIGVLGICASGGYAPFATQTDLRIKACASVAAVDVRAMARSGLEKNTTTPEILKMQLEGAAADRNSDVTGDKVPIVHLLPEKPEDAPANMPESFRDLMNYYCTPRANHPRATNTTIPRSWDIMANFDSFAFNSLISPRPLLMITGTKAASKWHSEEGVAKAKEPKELFVVDGKTHADLYDQVDEAGGKCVEFFGKNLTA; this is encoded by the coding sequence ATGGCTACAAACGTCTCATTCCTTTCCCGCAACCTGAAACTCGCCGGTCATCTCTACCATCCTCCGGCCAACGCACCTAACCGCAACGGTGCAGCTGTCGTCATCGCCCATCCGTGGACCTCCATCAAGGAGCAATCGCCCACCAACTATGCTCGTGTGCTTTCCCAAGCCGGCTTCATCTGTCTTACTTATGATGCTGCTTACCAGGGTGAATCTGAGGGTCAACCCCGCGCTCTCGACGATCCCAACCAACGCGTCGAGGACATCAAATCCGCCGTGACCTATTTGGTCAGCCAAAAGGATGTCGACTCAGGGCGCATCGGTGTTCTGGGTATCTGTGCCTCTGGCGGATATGCACCATTTGCCACCCAGACAGATCTCCGCATAAAGGCATGTGCCAGTGTCGCCGCTGTCGATGTAAGAGCCATGGCCCGCAGCGGCCTCGAGAAAAACACCACCACTCCGGAGATTCTCAAGATGCAGCTTGAAGGTGCCGCTGCGGATCGTAACAGTGATGTCACTGGCGACAAGGTTCCCATCGTGCACTTGCTCCCCGAAAAACCCGAAGACGCGCCTGCCAACATGCCCGAGTCCTTCCGCGATTTGATGAACTACTACTGCACTCCCCGAGCAAACCATCCCCGGGCGACTAACACCACCATTCCTCGCAGCTGGGACATCATGGCCAACTTTGACTCCTTTGCATTCAACTCGTTGATCAGCCCCCGACCGCTGTTGATGATCACGGGTACCAAGGCGGCGTCAAAGTGGCATAGCGAAGAGGGTGTGGCTAAGGCTAAGGAGCCTAAGGAGCTGTTTGTCGTGGATGGAAAGACGCATGCCGATTTGTATGATCAGGTTGATGAAGCGGGGGGCAAGTGCGTGGAATTCTTCGGCAAGAACTTGACCGCATGA